Genomic window (Cryptosporangium minutisporangium):
CAGCACAGCGTCAGCGGGTTGACCGAGATGCGCCACCTGATCGACGTCCTGCGCGCCGACGGCCACTCCGACTCCCCCGCCGAGGCGCGCCTGGACCAGCTGGCGGCCCTCGTCGAGAAGGCCCGTGCGGACGGGCAGGACGCCACCCTGCGCGTGGTCGGTGAGGGCCGCCCGCTGGCGCCCGCGATCGAGCTGGCCGGCTACCGGATCATCCAGGAGGCGCTCACCAACGCCGGAAAACACGCGACCGACCAGCCGGTCGAGGTGGTCGTGGCGTACCGCTCGGACGCGCTGACGCTGACCGTGGAGAATCCGGTGCCGGGCTCCGACGTCCCGTTCCCGTTCCCCGGCGGGGCGGGTCTGGTCGGGATGGCGGAACGGGCCACGCTCGTGGGGGGAACGCTCGACGCGGGCCTGGAGGAAGGACGGTGGCGAGTGCACGCGGAGATCCCGCTGTGACCGGAGACGTGCGAGTGTTGGTCGCCGACGACCAGGCCGCGGTACGGACCGGTCTGGTGCTGATCCTCGGCGCGGCGTCCGGGATCGAGGTCGTCGGCGAGGCCGGGGACGGCGAGGAGGCGGTGGCGCTCGCCCGTGAGCTGCGCCCGGACGTCGTCGTGATGGATGTGCGGATGCCGAAGCTCGACGGGATCGCCGCGACCGCGGCGCTGACCGTGGAGGGCCTCGCGGACGTCCTGGTGCTGACCACGTTCGATCTGGACGAGTACGTGTTCGGCGCCCTCCGGGCCGGCGCCGCCGGCTTCCTGCTGAAGGACGCGGAGGCCGCCGACCTGATCGCCGCGGTCCGGCTGGTGGCCGCCGGAGAGGGCATGGTCGCGCCCCGGGTGACCCGTCGGCTGATCGACGCGTTCGCGCGCGGACCGGTGCACAGCACGGAGCCGCCGCCCGGGCTGGAGAAGCTGACGCCCCGGGAGCGGGAGGTCCTCGACCGGCTCGGTCAGGGGCTCTCCAACGCGGAGATCGCCGAGACGCTGGAGATGGCCGAGGCCACCACCAAGACCCACGTCAGCCGGATCCTGGCGAAGCTCGGGCTGCGCAGCCGAGTCCAAGCCGCAGTACTGGCCCGCGAACTGCAACCGTGAGCCGCCCGCGCGCGTCACACCCGCATGCGATGGCTGATGGCGGTGACCGCGCTCGGCGCGCTGGCCGCGCTGATGTTCGTCGTGAGCCGTGACCCGACCGGACCCCGTGGCTGGGCGCAGCCGACCCTCACCTGCCCGAAGCCCAACGAGGCCGACTGGGCACCGCCGAACATCGTGGACCGCGACGACCCCGAGGCGCTGCCGGACGACGTCTCCGCCTTCGTCCTCTGCCCGCGCCCGCTTCCGTGGGACGAGACGGCCGGCAGCCCGGTCGT
Coding sequences:
- a CDS encoding response regulator transcription factor, with the translated sequence MTGDVRVLVADDQAAVRTGLVLILGAASGIEVVGEAGDGEEAVALARELRPDVVVMDVRMPKLDGIAATAALTVEGLADVLVLTTFDLDEYVFGALRAGAAGFLLKDAEAADLIAAVRLVAAGEGMVAPRVTRRLIDAFARGPVHSTEPPPGLEKLTPREREVLDRLGQGLSNAEIAETLEMAEATTKTHVSRILAKLGLRSRVQAAVLARELQP